From one Lycium ferocissimum isolate CSIRO_LF1 chromosome 5, AGI_CSIRO_Lferr_CH_V1, whole genome shotgun sequence genomic stretch:
- the LOC132055790 gene encoding protein BREAKING OF ASYMMETRY IN THE STOMATAL LINEAGE translates to MSSPYTVTRLVRWRIRDWVSCFYACRFPLEEEKDKFCSMTPEKPSRKMIFDPMGDSRKNRKKKLNKKMEHRKKETVKVSAEKAEEGEKDSNWPRFSEEDYIVFCFEEDGGIHIVEDRKSEAFHQKIDHANLTSKPVCRKLKYVENVPEVLPQSKHDMVSVDGENSYESAEEQIPVSEDKSEGKGSDDMEDEWPPAVIKEISHIGEVSESKTTPSAESSDSNYSNGSTGSFAFPVLGWEWMGSPAQMPKPEEEEGPRFGKHKAWSSVRHHCCKF, encoded by the exons ATGAGCAGTCCATACACAGTAACCAGGCTTGTGAGATGGCGCATTAGAGATTGGGTATCTTGTTTCTATGCTTGCAGGTTCCCCTTAG aggaagaaaaagataaattttgCTCAATGACGCCTGAAAAACCGAGtaggaaaatgatttttgaccCAATGGGTGATAGCAGAAAGAACAGAAAGAAGAAGTTGAACAAGAAAATGGAACACAGAAAAAAAGAAACAGTGAAAGTTTCGGCAGAGAAGgctgaagaaggagaaaaggaCTCGAATTGGCCTCGGTTCTCAGAAGAGgattatattgtgttttgctTCGAAGAAGATGGAGGAATACATATAGTGGAAGATAGAAAGTCGGAAGCATTTCACCAGAAAATTGATCATGCTAACTTAACTTCAAAGCCTGTGTGTAGGAAG CTTAAGTATGTAGAGAATGTACCAGAGGTACTTCCTCAAAGTAAACACGACATGGTCAGTGTAGATGGAGAAAACAGCTATGAGTCAGCTGAAGAACAGATTCCTGTTTCAGAAGATAAG AGTGAGGGAAAAGGGAGCGACGATATGGAAGACGAATGGCCACCGGCTGTGATTAAAGAGATTAGTCACATAGGTGAGGTTAGTGAAAGCAAAACAACTCCATCTGCGGAATCAAGTGACTCTAATTACTCCAATGGTAGCACTGGTTCCTTTGCCTTCCCTGT GTTGGGCTGGGAATGGATGGGCAGTCCAGCTCAAATGCCAAAacctgaagaagaagaaggccCACGTTTTGGGAAGCATAAGGCTTGGAGCAGCGTTCGTCATCACTGTTGCAAATTTTGA